Proteins from a single region of Paraglaciecola sp. T6c:
- a CDS encoding TonB-dependent receptor encodes MLLQKSVAPLATLSLVLQSSFVVGQQSPVEVIVVSGSHQNTDIMALSSNVNLIDEQEIERVNAVLASDILNRASGVYVQANNGVENLPSLRSPILTGPGAGGAFLFMQDGVATRAAGFANNNGLAELNLAQADGIEVIQGPNSAVYGSNAVHGVINVLSLTPSNGADVGITFGPNDRVQFNGALGHIDDQGPANQGIGLNIQVVDDGGYQNDSGFTSSKLGLRHDYQRDQLTIQSSLSGFDLDQDTAGFIASGDNGEGCFSSNFAPDKLYKDRSAMEKNCDPDAYRQWSSIRGATHIAYQVNNDELINVTPYFRSNSMEFRQHYLPSRAIEENSHFSLGVNSDYQWQVNQSVSLVVGIDIDWTQGELTETQELADRFSFGKARQQGVHFDYEVDSSTLAPYIQVNWQYNEALVFTTNVRFDSTEYDYDNLIANGTTKADGTSCINNDGQAVSCLYQRPEDRTDRFNNTSAKIGANYRVSDNISLFANWSNGFRAPQTTDLYRLQNQQTIGTIDSEEINSIEAGIRGAYQVLTFQGVIYRMQKDNFFFRDDDGLNVTDGETNHSGVELTVSINVLDNLRFLANYAYAKHEYDFDRLSSGVVNGNEIDTAPRQQGNARLEWQPTNATSLALEWQHIGSYFLDPANEHEYAGHDLFNIRAQWQINKQIRLNAKLENVFDGEYASRADYAFGSYRYFGGQPRAIYLGANYAF; translated from the coding sequence ATGCTCTTGCAAAAATCAGTAGCCCCTTTAGCGACGCTTTCTCTTGTACTACAAAGTTCCTTCGTCGTTGGGCAACAATCACCTGTTGAAGTCATCGTTGTTAGCGGCTCCCATCAAAACACTGACATAATGGCACTTAGCAGCAATGTTAATCTTATTGATGAGCAAGAGATTGAGCGAGTCAATGCTGTCCTCGCCAGCGACATACTCAATCGAGCCAGCGGCGTATATGTGCAAGCTAATAATGGTGTTGAAAACTTGCCTTCGCTACGCTCGCCTATCCTCACAGGCCCGGGCGCTGGGGGGGCTTTTCTATTTATGCAAGACGGCGTGGCGACACGTGCTGCTGGGTTTGCCAATAACAATGGTTTAGCCGAGTTAAATTTGGCCCAAGCGGATGGCATCGAAGTTATCCAAGGCCCAAATAGCGCAGTATATGGTTCTAACGCAGTGCACGGTGTTATCAATGTATTGAGTCTCACGCCGAGCAATGGCGCAGACGTAGGCATCACATTTGGCCCTAATGATAGAGTTCAGTTTAACGGTGCATTGGGTCACATTGACGATCAAGGACCTGCAAACCAAGGCATCGGCCTGAATATTCAGGTTGTTGACGATGGCGGTTATCAAAACGACAGCGGTTTTACCTCGAGTAAATTAGGCTTACGTCATGATTATCAGCGAGACCAACTGACTATCCAAAGCTCACTGTCTGGTTTTGATCTTGACCAAGACACTGCAGGTTTTATCGCCTCTGGTGATAACGGTGAGGGTTGCTTTAGCTCTAACTTCGCGCCCGACAAATTATATAAAGATCGCTCAGCAATGGAAAAAAACTGTGATCCCGATGCGTATCGGCAATGGTCTTCCATTCGAGGCGCAACGCATATTGCTTATCAAGTTAACAACGATGAATTGATTAACGTTACACCGTATTTTCGAAGTAACAGTATGGAATTTCGCCAGCACTACCTCCCCTCACGCGCTATCGAAGAAAACAGTCACTTTAGCTTGGGTGTCAATTCTGATTACCAATGGCAAGTAAACCAATCCGTCTCTCTTGTAGTTGGCATCGATATAGACTGGACGCAAGGTGAACTGACGGAAACCCAAGAACTAGCAGACCGCTTTAGCTTCGGAAAAGCAAGACAACAAGGTGTGCATTTTGACTATGAGGTCGATTCATCGACCCTTGCACCATATATCCAAGTCAATTGGCAATATAACGAGGCGCTTGTCTTTACCACCAATGTTAGATTCGATAGCACAGAATATGACTATGATAATTTAATCGCGAATGGCACAACCAAGGCGGATGGCACATCTTGTATCAACAATGACGGTCAAGCTGTGAGTTGCTTGTATCAACGCCCAGAAGATCGCACTGACCGTTTCAATAACACCAGTGCCAAAATAGGCGCTAATTACCGTGTAAGTGATAATATCTCTTTGTTTGCGAATTGGTCTAACGGGTTTCGAGCGCCTCAAACGACGGATTTATATCGGCTCCAAAACCAACAAACCATAGGCACTATTGATTCCGAAGAAATTAACAGTATTGAAGCTGGCATAAGAGGTGCCTATCAAGTGTTAACGTTCCAAGGGGTCATATATCGAATGCAGAAGGATAACTTTTTCTTTCGTGATGACGATGGTTTAAATGTAACTGATGGCGAAACAAACCATAGCGGTGTTGAACTAACAGTTAGCATAAACGTTTTAGATAACTTACGTTTTTTGGCCAACTATGCGTACGCAAAACATGAGTATGACTTTGATCGTTTAAGCAGTGGCGTTGTAAATGGCAACGAAATCGATACAGCCCCTCGTCAACAAGGCAACGCCCGCTTAGAATGGCAGCCCACGAATGCCACATCCCTAGCGTTAGAGTGGCAACACATTGGCAGTTACTTTCTTGATCCAGCAAATGAACATGAATATGCCGGACACGACTTGTTCAATATACGGGCCCAATGGCAAATCAATAAGCAGATACGCCTTAATGCCAAGCTAGAAAATGTCTTCGATGGAGAATATGCCAGCCGAGCGGATTACGCGTTTGGCTCCTACCGGTATTTCGGTGGACAGCCTCGCGCGATATATTTAGGCGCAAATTACGCTTTTTAG
- a CDS encoding siderophore-interacting protein, with product MKPKARLVSVTRVESLSPHLRRIVFSSEELAGFPQGKEGAHVKVLVPHPGEQFPELAFDAPKPAFKRSYTIRSFDAGSSELTIDFVVNRHAGPATNWASAAKVGDFAAIAGPGAPKLSNYNEDNYLLIGDLTSINAVNGFARYIPKQANLKSIITVPTRADVIAMDAGEHLNIEWHIEDESSHTLEQHVERVAKIMPCDNTQVFFGLEARSVRTIKGILLDDLGYERMNLFATGYWKKGVDADKFNRQKQQSPL from the coding sequence ATGAAACCCAAAGCACGTTTAGTTAGCGTTACACGCGTAGAATCATTGTCGCCACATTTACGTCGGATCGTATTTAGTTCAGAAGAACTGGCTGGATTCCCCCAAGGAAAAGAAGGTGCTCATGTAAAGGTACTGGTACCTCATCCGGGGGAACAATTTCCTGAACTCGCTTTTGATGCACCCAAACCAGCATTTAAGCGCTCTTATACCATTCGCAGCTTTGATGCAGGATCGTCAGAGTTAACCATTGATTTTGTAGTCAATCGACACGCAGGTCCAGCGACCAATTGGGCTAGTGCGGCCAAAGTAGGGGACTTCGCGGCAATTGCCGGCCCTGGAGCCCCTAAGTTAAGCAACTACAATGAAGACAACTACTTACTTATTGGTGATTTAACCTCAATAAACGCAGTTAATGGTTTTGCTAGATACATACCGAAACAGGCAAACTTAAAATCGATTATTACTGTACCCACACGCGCTGATGTGATTGCCATGGATGCGGGGGAGCACCTCAATATAGAGTGGCATATCGAAGATGAATCAAGCCATACACTCGAACAACACGTTGAAAGGGTCGCTAAAATAATGCCCTGTGACAACACTCAGGTATTTTTCGGCTTGGAAGCGCGTAGCGTGCGAACAATAAAAGGCATATTGTTGGATGACTTAGGTTATGAGCGCATGAATCTATTCGCTACTGGGTATTGGAAGAAAGGTGTGGATGCAGATAAATTTAATCGCCAGAAGCAGCAGAGCCCGCTTTAA
- a CDS encoding cation:proton antiporter, translating to MDSVLLIIFISLAIATVLNIVLKKLSVSHIIGYIMTGTIISNIFHFDDSEKLHSLDLIGEFGIVFLMFTIGLELSFNKLKKMKELVFINGFVQVVGSALLIFAIAYYLFSQTITASVIIALAFSLSSTAIVLSYLKKSKDVVTPYGEKSVAILIFQDLAVIPILLLISFLANSELSVGDVLLNTLLSATLVIVFMFTLGKKIIEWLLHFSTNAKLEELFLGSVLTIVIGASLLAHEMGFTYSLGAFIAGMIIAETNFHVKVESDIASYKDILLGAFFFSIGTKIDIAYFYQEFFMVLGVLALAMLTKALFIFALIRRKSNKSDAVKTAIALCQIGEFSFAIFSLALSENIISNELGSFLILVTVLSMIVTPFMVNNIYKLASFFVVEFFESDKITPINEQQHTVICGFAIVGRIVAKELKAKGIRFIIISDNLQHVLLARERGYMAYFGHLDKRPVLESLKIEESASVILTVTNLVKKKIICQAVLNFHPQAKVIVKINSQEEKRALMGMGICAFVHAEHETARLLVKKSISNSVEVDDTLATD from the coding sequence ATGGATTCTGTTTTACTGATAATTTTTATTTCGTTGGCCATTGCCACTGTCTTGAACATAGTGCTGAAGAAGCTTTCTGTGTCACATATTATTGGCTACATCATGACAGGGACCATTATCAGCAATATTTTCCATTTCGATGATAGCGAAAAGTTGCACTCTCTCGATCTGATAGGCGAATTTGGTATTGTCTTTTTAATGTTCACCATTGGTTTAGAGCTTTCTTTTAATAAGCTTAAAAAAATGAAGGAACTGGTGTTTATCAATGGGTTCGTGCAAGTCGTGGGTAGTGCGCTGCTCATTTTTGCTATCGCTTACTATCTATTTTCACAAACAATTACGGCGTCGGTGATTATTGCATTGGCGTTTAGTTTGTCATCGACAGCCATTGTTTTAAGTTACCTGAAGAAATCAAAAGACGTTGTGACCCCTTATGGTGAAAAATCGGTGGCGATCCTGATTTTTCAAGATTTAGCCGTGATCCCCATACTGCTATTAATAAGCTTCTTAGCAAACAGCGAGCTGTCTGTAGGTGACGTGCTTTTAAATACCTTACTGTCAGCCACCTTGGTGATTGTGTTCATGTTTACGCTGGGCAAGAAGATTATTGAATGGCTGCTGCATTTTTCCACAAACGCTAAACTGGAAGAGCTATTTTTGGGCTCTGTGCTGACCATTGTGATCGGCGCCTCATTGCTTGCCCATGAAATGGGATTTACTTACTCATTAGGTGCATTCATAGCAGGCATGATCATCGCGGAAACCAATTTTCATGTAAAAGTTGAGTCAGACATCGCTTCCTATAAAGACATTTTGCTTGGTGCGTTTTTCTTTTCCATCGGCACGAAAATAGATATCGCTTATTTTTATCAAGAGTTCTTCATGGTACTGGGTGTTTTAGCATTAGCTATGCTGACAAAAGCGCTATTTATTTTTGCGCTAATACGCCGCAAGTCAAACAAAAGTGATGCAGTTAAAACTGCCATCGCTTTGTGCCAAATAGGCGAATTTTCATTTGCGATATTTTCGCTGGCTTTGTCAGAAAATATAATTTCTAACGAGTTAGGTAGCTTCCTTATTCTCGTGACCGTGCTGTCGATGATAGTCACGCCTTTTATGGTCAACAATATCTATAAGTTAGCTTCATTTTTCGTGGTTGAATTCTTCGAGTCAGATAAAATCACCCCCATCAATGAACAGCAGCACACCGTCATTTGTGGCTTTGCCATTGTCGGACGTATTGTGGCAAAGGAGCTTAAAGCGAAGGGCATACGTTTCATCATTATTTCCGATAATTTACAACATGTACTACTTGCTCGAGAACGGGGCTACATGGCTTACTTTGGACACTTAGACAAACGACCCGTTCTGGAATCATTGAAAATAGAAGAATCAGCAAGTGTCATTTTAACAGTCACAAATTTAGTCAAAAAGAAAATTATTTGCCAAGCCGTCTTGAACTTTCATCCTCAGGCTAAGGTGATTGTGAAAATTAATAGCCAAGAAGAGAAAAGGGCGCTAATGGGAATGGGGATATGCGCATTTGTGCATGCTGAACACGAAACCGCTCGATTATTAGTTAAAAAAAGTATCTCTAATAGCGTTGAGGTGGACGATACGCTGGCTACCGATTAA
- a CDS encoding GntP family permease, whose translation MLNQPFTHEPWYLLTLALGAVLALLFLIVRVRLHAFIALSLVSLVTALAAGISIMEVVPTLMSSFGGTLASVALLVGLGAMIGKLLEVSGGAQVLADNLVNRFGEDKAPLALGVASLCFGFPIFFDAGLIVMMPIIFSVARRFNGSVLTYALPAAGAFAVMHAFVPPHPGPVAAAEFLGANISLLLMVGLAIAIPTWYLGAYLYGQYAGKRFDIPLHSLFNQDEQSSRDLTSGELPSFSSVILILLLPVCLIFMDTGLNTLIAANVIQGESAFVHTLRLLGKTPVALLITLLVSIALFSRRYGMGKIEQWCGDSLAPICGVILVTGAGGMFGGVLRASGIGDALAGLLADTGMPIIVAGFIISASLRVAQGSATVALTTTAALLTPMVAVTPGLSAIDLCCLVIAIAGGATVLSHFNDSGFWLVSRLLNMDEKTTLKTWTVMETLLGSLAFMFAWCLSQIF comes from the coding sequence ATGCTTAATCAGCCTTTTACACATGAACCCTGGTACTTATTAACGCTAGCACTTGGCGCTGTGCTAGCGTTGTTATTTCTAATTGTGCGTGTTCGTTTGCATGCTTTTATCGCTCTGTCGCTTGTGAGTCTAGTGACTGCATTAGCCGCTGGGATCAGCATCATGGAAGTGGTGCCAACTTTGATGAGCAGCTTCGGTGGTACGCTCGCATCGGTGGCATTACTGGTAGGCTTAGGCGCTATGATAGGCAAGTTGCTCGAAGTTTCGGGCGGGGCGCAAGTATTGGCTGACAACTTAGTCAATCGTTTTGGCGAAGACAAAGCGCCTTTGGCACTGGGTGTCGCTTCGTTGTGCTTTGGGTTTCCAATCTTTTTTGACGCTGGGTTAATAGTGATGATGCCCATTATCTTCAGCGTAGCCCGGCGATTCAATGGCTCGGTATTAACCTATGCCTTGCCGGCAGCTGGCGCATTTGCCGTGATGCATGCTTTCGTACCACCGCACCCAGGGCCTGTTGCAGCAGCAGAATTCTTAGGTGCGAATATTAGTTTGCTGTTGATGGTGGGGTTAGCTATTGCTATTCCTACTTGGTATCTGGGCGCTTACCTATACGGTCAATATGCGGGTAAACGTTTTGATATTCCTTTGCATTCGCTATTCAATCAAGACGAACAGTCATCGAGGGATTTAACCAGTGGCGAATTGCCCAGCTTTTCTAGCGTGATACTGATTTTACTCTTGCCCGTGTGCTTAATTTTTATGGATACTGGCCTTAATACGTTGATTGCTGCGAATGTTATCCAAGGTGAAAGTGCATTTGTGCATACCTTGCGTTTATTGGGCAAAACACCGGTAGCGCTACTTATTACTTTATTAGTCAGCATTGCACTTTTTAGCCGTCGCTATGGCATGGGAAAAATTGAACAGTGGTGCGGGGACTCTTTAGCGCCTATTTGCGGAGTGATTTTAGTGACAGGCGCTGGCGGCATGTTTGGTGGCGTGCTTAGAGCCAGTGGGATTGGCGATGCTTTAGCAGGCTTACTAGCCGATACTGGTATGCCGATTATCGTAGCGGGTTTTATTATCTCTGCCAGTTTACGCGTGGCCCAGGGCTCAGCGACAGTTGCATTGACCACCACGGCTGCGCTATTAACGCCAATGGTTGCCGTTACGCCGGGTTTGTCTGCGATAGATTTGTGTTGCTTGGTTATCGCTATTGCGGGTGGCGCGACGGTGTTGTCTCACTTTAATGACTCTGGCTTTTGGTTGGTCAGTAGACTGTTAAATATGGATGAAAAAACCACATTGAAAACATGGACAGTAATGGAAACCTTACTCGGTAGCTTGGCATTTATGTTTGCTTGGTGTTTAAGCCAAATTTTTTAG
- a CDS encoding tetratricopeptide repeat protein: MKAVKQLFIALDAVSLHIKIDLNNAFRFHFGRVKFEATPSSKSLAFALFCTLTFIGCSSNTAEAPLARHASSAQNHSIANVNEPSEHALNIENNIFAGQIAPKLSGMGEHGFYPSTGNEDAHVFFNQAIALTYGFNHLEAHRSFKQVAALDPRSAIAFWGQALVLGPNINGAMEPSAVQPAHEAITQALALIEYASPKEAALIHALRQRYSLDESLSDRNRLDANYADAMRALVMEYPDDANLRTLLAEALMVIHSWDYWKNDGQPKEWTNEILAVLEDGLKFSPSHAGLNHYYIHAVEASKQPERGLASAKILETAVPGAGHLVHMPSHIYIRTGRYQQGVLSNEHAILVDNNYITQCRQQGVYPLAYVPHNRHFLWAMASMQGNSQKAIKAAEHMAAHIDTHLMTQEGLGTLQHYWVTPWYAYIRFGKWEKIMNIPKPATKLLYPLAVWHYAQGSALSSNGHILQARTHLQYLKQQAKNKKLKDITVWQINDAYSVINIAALVLEGEIETKAKNYSAAIDALTKASALEDSLNYNEPSDWHAPVRQSLGAALLAAGESIKAQHVYQADLHVFPENGWSLYGLHQALLAQGLSTEASKVNKRFLKAWQHADFELSGSVVH; the protein is encoded by the coding sequence ATGAAAGCCGTTAAACAACTATTCATTGCACTTGATGCTGTTTCTTTACACATAAAAATTGACCTGAATAACGCTTTCCGTTTTCACTTCGGACGTGTCAAATTTGAAGCTACCCCAAGTAGTAAATCTCTAGCTTTTGCACTATTTTGTACATTGACGTTCATCGGCTGCTCATCAAATACCGCCGAAGCCCCCTTAGCGCGTCATGCCTCATCTGCTCAAAATCACTCTATCGCCAACGTCAATGAACCCTCAGAGCATGCACTGAATATTGAGAACAACATTTTTGCTGGGCAAATTGCACCTAAGCTATCAGGTATGGGAGAGCATGGTTTTTATCCATCTACCGGCAATGAAGACGCACACGTTTTTTTTAACCAAGCCATAGCCCTTACATATGGATTTAACCACTTAGAAGCACATCGCTCGTTTAAACAAGTCGCGGCGCTAGATCCAAGAAGCGCTATCGCTTTTTGGGGGCAAGCATTAGTCTTAGGCCCAAATATTAATGGAGCAATGGAGCCAAGTGCAGTGCAGCCCGCTCATGAAGCCATAACTCAGGCACTTGCGTTAATTGAGTACGCTTCTCCTAAAGAAGCTGCGCTTATTCATGCACTCAGGCAAAGATACTCCCTAGACGAGTCTCTATCTGATCGTAATCGTCTAGATGCAAACTATGCAGATGCTATGCGAGCACTAGTCATGGAATATCCGGATGATGCCAACCTTCGCACCCTATTGGCTGAAGCGCTCATGGTTATTCATAGCTGGGATTACTGGAAAAACGATGGCCAACCTAAAGAATGGACCAATGAAATATTAGCGGTGTTAGAAGACGGACTAAAGTTCAGCCCATCTCATGCGGGGCTAAATCATTATTACATTCACGCTGTAGAAGCTTCAAAACAGCCTGAGCGCGGGCTCGCCAGTGCAAAAATACTCGAAACGGCAGTGCCAGGGGCGGGTCATCTGGTGCATATGCCTTCACATATTTATATTCGTACTGGTCGTTATCAACAGGGGGTACTGAGTAACGAGCACGCCATTTTGGTCGATAATAACTACATCACTCAATGCCGCCAACAAGGGGTATATCCATTAGCTTACGTACCACATAATCGGCATTTTTTATGGGCGATGGCTAGTATGCAAGGCAATAGTCAAAAAGCAATCAAAGCGGCTGAGCACATGGCGGCGCATATAGACACGCATCTAATGACGCAAGAAGGTCTTGGGACCCTCCAGCATTATTGGGTAACACCTTGGTATGCTTATATACGTTTCGGTAAATGGGAAAAAATCATGAACATTCCCAAACCTGCTACAAAACTTTTATATCCGCTAGCGGTGTGGCATTACGCCCAGGGTAGCGCACTTAGTTCTAATGGACATATCTTGCAAGCGAGAACCCACCTGCAATACTTGAAACAACAAGCGAAGAACAAAAAACTCAAAGATATAACCGTCTGGCAAATAAATGATGCGTACAGTGTCATTAATATTGCTGCGCTAGTGCTTGAAGGCGAAATAGAAACCAAGGCCAAGAATTATTCCGCTGCCATTGACGCGCTGACAAAAGCCAGCGCGCTTGAAGACTCACTTAACTATAATGAGCCTTCCGATTGGCACGCCCCTGTACGCCAGTCACTTGGAGCCGCACTACTTGCAGCCGGTGAATCGATAAAGGCCCAACACGTCTACCAAGCCGATTTACACGTATTTCCAGAGAATGGTTGGTCCCTTTATGGCTTACATCAGGCACTACTGGCTCAAGGGCTATCAACGGAGGCCAGCAAAGTTAACAAGCGATTTTTAAAAGCGTGGCAGCACGCTGATTTTGAGCTTAGTGGTTCAGTAGTGCATTGA
- a CDS encoding helix-turn-helix transcriptional regulator, whose amino-acid sequence MDLHSSELPVILRNLRKEAGYTQGDLALRLGLSRETVSAIENNKPESLRTLQIEVVKKWWSVCRSKAKEETRNNFVNQIVGYFKFITDRF is encoded by the coding sequence ATGGATTTACACAGTAGTGAACTGCCGGTCATATTAAGAAACCTCAGAAAAGAGGCGGGTTATACTCAAGGTGATTTAGCGCTGCGCTTGGGGTTGAGTCGTGAAACGGTTTCAGCGATAGAGAATAATAAGCCTGAATCTTTGCGAACATTGCAAATTGAGGTTGTGAAAAAGTGGTGGTCTGTATGCCGTAGTAAGGCCAAAGAAGAAACCCGTAACAATTTCGTCAATCAAATCGTAGGCTACTTTAAATTTATCACGGATAGATTCTAA
- a CDS encoding DUF2750 domain-containing protein: MTDTHIDSADFMAQIKNTQELWALQDKTSDGWVILDSINFEDTDVMPLWSNAQLAKEHCVDEWEDYIPKAISVSDWLEFWVEDLAEDNVVIGIEWRDGGEYLEVELADFSQMLAEVEKF, from the coding sequence ATGACAGATACCCACATCGACTCAGCCGATTTTATGGCGCAAATTAAAAACACCCAAGAGTTATGGGCGTTACAAGATAAAACCAGTGACGGCTGGGTAATATTAGATTCGATTAATTTTGAAGACACGGACGTGATGCCACTATGGTCAAATGCACAGCTCGCCAAAGAGCATTGTGTAGATGAATGGGAAGACTATATCCCCAAGGCTATTTCAGTATCAGATTGGCTAGAATTTTGGGTTGAAGATTTAGCCGAAGATAATGTTGTTATTGGTATCGAGTGGCGCGACGGTGGTGAATATTTAGAAGTAGAACTGGCAGACTTCAGTCAGATGCTCGCAGAAGTTGAAAAATTCTAA
- a CDS encoding RidA family protein, with the protein MATIERKEIKQRMSRVVIHQGTVYLCGQVAADANKGIEEQTQTMLDKVDALLLSADSDREHILSATIYIKDMTDFAAMNTVWDAWVPDGHAPARACVQAAMARPELLVEISVVAAQK; encoded by the coding sequence GTGGCAACAATCGAGCGTAAAGAAATTAAACAACGTATGAGTCGAGTGGTTATTCATCAGGGAACCGTCTACCTCTGCGGCCAAGTGGCAGCCGATGCCAATAAAGGTATCGAAGAGCAAACCCAAACTATGTTGGACAAAGTGGATGCGCTTTTGTTGAGTGCTGACTCTGATCGTGAGCATATTTTGTCAGCTACTATCTATATTAAGGATATGACAGATTTCGCTGCGATGAACACCGTGTGGGACGCCTGGGTGCCAGATGGGCATGCACCAGCAAGGGCGTGCGTTCAAGCTGCTATGGCAAGACCTGAATTATTAGTCGAAATATCGGTAGTTGCGGCTCAAAAATAA